Proteins from a single region of Haloarcula laminariae:
- a CDS encoding bacteriorhodopsin, translated as MSALTAALLQATQAEAVDAIQSDVLLSSSLWVNIALAGFSALLFVYMGRNVTDSRAKFIFAATLLIPLVSISSYTGLVSGLTVGFIEMPAGHALAGEEVMSQWGRYLTWALSTPMILLALGLLAKVDTPDLFTVIAADIGMCITGLAAALVTSSYALRWVFYLISCAFFVVVLYAVLIEWPEAAAAAGTDEIFGTLRALTVVLWLGYPIIWALGVEGLALVQSVGITSWGYSALDIGAKYVFAYLLLRWVAANEEVVSEARTAPVDD; from the coding sequence ATGTCAGCACTAACCGCGGCACTGCTTCAGGCCACCCAGGCCGAGGCCGTAGACGCGATACAGAGTGACGTGTTGCTGTCGTCGTCTCTCTGGGTCAACATCGCGCTCGCCGGCTTCTCGGCGCTCCTGTTCGTGTACATGGGTCGAAACGTGACCGACTCCCGGGCGAAGTTCATTTTCGCCGCGACGCTGCTGATTCCGCTGGTCTCCATCTCCAGTTACACCGGGCTCGTCTCGGGGTTGACGGTCGGGTTCATCGAGATGCCGGCTGGCCACGCGCTGGCCGGCGAGGAAGTGATGAGCCAGTGGGGCCGCTACCTGACCTGGGCGCTGTCGACGCCGATGATACTGCTGGCGCTCGGACTGCTGGCGAAGGTCGACACCCCCGATCTCTTTACCGTCATCGCGGCCGATATCGGGATGTGTATCACCGGGCTCGCGGCCGCGCTCGTCACCTCGTCGTACGCTCTCCGGTGGGTCTTCTATCTCATCAGCTGTGCCTTTTTCGTCGTGGTGCTGTACGCCGTCCTCATCGAGTGGCCCGAGGCCGCTGCCGCGGCCGGGACCGACGAGATATTCGGCACCCTCCGAGCCCTGACCGTCGTGCTGTGGCTCGGCTACCCGATCATCTGGGCGCTGGGCGTCGAGGGACTCGCACTCGTCCAGAGCGTGGGTATCACCTCGTGGGGCTACTCGGCGCTGGACATCGGCGCGAAGTACGTCTTCGCGTACCTGCTCCTGCGCTGGGTCGCGGCCAACGAGGAGGTCGTCTCCGAGGCGCGCACCGCTCCGGTCGACGACTGA
- the aspS gene encoding aspartate--tRNA(Asn) ligase — protein sequence MDDRTYTADAEPGDTVTAAGWVHEIRDLGGIAFLILRDTTGKIQVKFEKDEMDDELVETGLNVQRESVISVTGDVEEEPRAPTGVEVTPESVDVISEADPELPLDPSGKVDAELPTRLDNRTLDLRKEEVKAIFEIRAEVLRSVREAFRELGGTEINTPKIVATGTEGGTELFPITYFGQEAFMNQSPQLFKQLMVGSGLERVFEIGPIFRAEEHNTPRHLNEATSIDFESAFYDHTEAMDACEHVVKAAYEGVAQNCQDELEALGLDEEFSAPEGDFPRLSYQEALDEINATGELDEPLVWGDDLSTEAEHVLGQEVGEHYFITDWPSEIKPFYIKDHDDDEEISTGFDMMHPSMELVSGGQREHRFDRLVEGFEQQGLDPEAFDYYTKMFRYGMPPHAGWGLGGERLVMTMLGLENIREAVLFPRDRQRLSP from the coding sequence ATGGACGACCGAACCTACACCGCAGACGCCGAGCCGGGCGACACCGTCACCGCCGCCGGCTGGGTCCACGAGATCCGCGACCTCGGTGGTATCGCCTTCCTCATCCTCCGGGACACGACCGGCAAGATTCAGGTCAAGTTCGAGAAAGACGAGATGGACGACGAGCTGGTCGAGACGGGGCTGAACGTCCAGCGTGAATCGGTCATCTCGGTCACGGGCGATGTCGAGGAGGAGCCGCGCGCCCCGACCGGCGTCGAGGTCACGCCCGAGAGCGTCGACGTGATCTCCGAGGCCGACCCCGAACTGCCCCTCGACCCATCCGGCAAGGTCGACGCCGAGCTGCCGACGCGGCTCGACAACCGCACCCTCGACCTCCGGAAGGAGGAGGTCAAGGCCATCTTCGAGATCCGCGCCGAAGTGCTTCGCTCGGTCCGGGAGGCGTTCCGGGAGCTGGGCGGTACGGAGATCAACACGCCGAAAATCGTCGCCACGGGGACGGAAGGCGGCACCGAGCTGTTCCCCATCACCTACTTCGGTCAGGAAGCGTTCATGAACCAGAGCCCGCAGCTGTTCAAGCAGCTGATGGTCGGCTCCGGCCTGGAGCGGGTCTTCGAAATCGGGCCGATCTTCCGCGCCGAGGAACACAACACGCCCCGGCACCTCAACGAGGCCACCAGCATCGACTTCGAGTCGGCCTTCTACGACCACACGGAGGCGATGGACGCCTGCGAACACGTCGTGAAGGCGGCCTATGAGGGCGTCGCACAGAACTGTCAGGACGAACTCGAAGCGCTCGGGCTCGACGAGGAGTTCTCGGCGCCCGAGGGCGACTTCCCGCGTCTGAGCTACCAGGAGGCCCTCGATGAGATCAACGCCACCGGCGAGCTGGACGAGCCGCTGGTCTGGGGCGACGACCTCTCGACGGAGGCCGAACACGTCCTCGGCCAGGAGGTCGGCGAACACTACTTCATCACCGACTGGCCGAGCGAGATCAAGCCGTTCTACATCAAGGACCACGACGACGACGAAGAGATATCGACGGGCTTCGACATGATGCACCCGTCGATGGAACTGGTCTCCGGCGGCCAGCGCGAACACCGCTTCGACCGCCTCGTCGAAGGGTTCGAACAGCAGGGACTGGACCCCGAAGCGTTCGACTACTACACCAAGATGTTCAGGTACGGCATGCCGCCCCACGCGGGCTGGGGGCTCGGCGGCGAACGGCTTGTCATGACGATGCTCGGGCTGGAGAACATCCGCGAGGCTGTCCTCTTCCCGCGAGATCGTCAGCGTCTGAGCCCGTAG
- a CDS encoding DUF7344 domain-containing protein: MSDQQNSPRGDQWRGMTPQNRGLDTPMIDDVFEALSDWRRRAVCRYLVTCEDTGVDVETLSTAVARQGQASGVTDSETTVDSVERALVETHLPELDRLGLLDFDERSRAVHYWGQATVEKWAEHAETVSRDGEF, translated from the coding sequence ATGAGCGACCAGCAAAACAGCCCGCGCGGCGACCAGTGGCGCGGGATGACTCCCCAGAACCGCGGCCTCGACACCCCGATGATAGACGACGTGTTCGAGGCGCTGTCGGACTGGCGGCGGCGAGCGGTCTGTCGCTATCTGGTGACCTGCGAGGACACCGGTGTCGACGTCGAGACGCTCTCGACAGCCGTCGCCCGACAGGGGCAAGCCAGCGGGGTCACCGACTCGGAGACCACCGTCGACTCCGTCGAGCGGGCCCTGGTCGAGACCCACCTGCCCGAACTGGACCGGCTCGGCCTGCTCGACTTCGACGAGCGGAGCCGCGCCGTTCACTACTGGGGCCAGGCCACCGTCGAGAAGTGGGCCGAACACGCCGAGACCGTCAGCCGGGACGGAGAGTTCTGA
- a CDS encoding Rieske (2Fe-2S) protein — MHQLTTVEQVHEEGSYLFTAADPYGDPEEIIVVPCGDGVEAWVNRCTHENQRFDTGRGVPMRDGEIICPRHGSLFDACGGDCDNGEAAGTTLPDIDIAERHGTVFLIDDDYEFSHEGGIDDDGPSSTSHLQL; from the coding sequence ATGCACCAGCTGACCACTGTCGAGCAGGTCCACGAGGAGGGGTCGTACCTGTTCACCGCCGCGGACCCCTACGGCGACCCGGAGGAGATAATCGTGGTGCCCTGCGGGGACGGCGTCGAGGCGTGGGTCAACCGCTGTACCCACGAGAACCAGCGGTTCGACACCGGCCGCGGGGTGCCGATGCGCGACGGCGAGATAATCTGTCCCCGCCACGGCTCGCTGTTCGACGCCTGCGGGGGCGACTGCGACAACGGCGAGGCGGCCGGGACGACGCTGCCCGACATCGATATCGCCGAGCGTCACGGTACCGTCTTCCTCATCGACGACGACTACGAGTTCTCCCACGAGGGCGGTATCGACGACGACGGCCCGAGTTCCACGTCGCATCTGCAGCTGTAG
- a CDS encoding phosphoglycerol geranylgeranyltransferase — MSDWADWDHITKIDPDKTLYADETYEDVAATGTDAIEVGGTTGMTEEKMKRVVDACGKHDIPVYIEPSNPASVVHSDRHDGYLIPVVMNAGDVTWVTGAHKEWIRIDDEIDWSRTFTEAYIVMNPDASVATYTQANCDLEADEVAAYAEAAEHLLGQEIVYVEYSGMLGDTEKVAAAADILDDATLFYGGGIHDYESAHTMAQHADTIVVGDLVHDEGSEAVRETVEGAQDAKAATPTE, encoded by the coding sequence ATGAGCGACTGGGCGGACTGGGACCACATCACCAAAATCGACCCGGACAAGACACTGTACGCCGACGAGACCTACGAGGACGTGGCCGCCACGGGCACCGACGCCATCGAGGTCGGCGGCACGACCGGGATGACCGAGGAGAAGATGAAGCGGGTCGTCGACGCGTGTGGCAAACACGACATCCCCGTCTACATCGAACCGTCGAACCCGGCGTCGGTCGTCCACAGCGACCGCCACGACGGCTACCTGATTCCGGTGGTGATGAACGCCGGCGACGTGACCTGGGTCACCGGCGCCCACAAGGAGTGGATTCGTATCGACGACGAGATAGACTGGTCCCGGACCTTCACCGAGGCCTACATCGTGATGAACCCCGACGCCTCCGTGGCCACGTACACGCAGGCCAACTGCGACCTGGAGGCCGACGAGGTCGCCGCCTACGCCGAGGCCGCCGAACACCTGCTCGGCCAGGAGATCGTCTACGTCGAGTACTCGGGCATGCTGGGCGACACCGAGAAGGTCGCCGCCGCGGCCGACATCCTCGACGACGCGACGCTGTTCTACGGCGGCGGCATCCACGACTACGAGTCGGCCCATACGATGGCCCAACACGCCGACACCATCGTCGTCGGCGACCTGGTCCACGACGAGGGGAGCGAGGCGGTCCGCGAGACCGTCGAGGGCGCACAGGACGCCAAAGCGGCCACGCCGACCGAGTAA
- a CDS encoding DUF7518 family protein, with product MCGNRVEELETRVQELEASVEGLTDELVECKVRIRELENTVDEQNGFSRAPPEQAGEERAERQPEESEPSAADAADSSSTESEILVPEAGSDTATPEAGTSNTEAPEGSDNTADPEADAESETDEESGSDIIVA from the coding sequence ATGTGTGGTAACCGCGTCGAGGAACTGGAAACGCGCGTTCAGGAACTGGAAGCCTCCGTCGAGGGACTGACCGACGAGCTCGTCGAGTGCAAGGTCCGCATCCGCGAGCTCGAAAACACCGTCGACGAGCAAAACGGGTTCAGCCGGGCGCCGCCCGAGCAGGCGGGCGAGGAGCGGGCCGAACGACAGCCCGAGGAGTCGGAGCCGTCGGCGGCCGACGCCGCGGACTCTTCCTCGACCGAGAGCGAGATTCTGGTCCCCGAAGCCGGGAGCGATACGGCGACGCCCGAGGCCGGTACATCTAACACCGAGGCTCCCGAGGGGTCTGACAACACCGCCGACCCCGAGGCCGACGCGGAGTCGGAGACCGACGAGGAGTCGGGCTCCGACATCATCGTGGCCTAG
- a CDS encoding DNA topoisomerase I — MELIITEKDNAARRIAEILSEGSAEAERRNGVNVYRWGTKRVVGLSGHVVGVDFPPEYNDWRDVEPVELIDAEVTKEATQENIVTTLKQLARKAESAVIATDYDREGELIGKEAYELIREVTDVPVSRVRFSSITEREVREAFAEPDEIDFDLAAAGEARQIIDLVWGAALTRFLSLSARQLGDDFISVGRVQSPTLKLIVDREREIQAFDPEDYWEIFADLTKDDSKFEAQYFYDDDGKEAERVWDEDSADAAYADLSGVDAATVTGVRRRSRTDSPPTPFNTTAFISAASSLGYSAQRAMSIAEELYTAGYMTYPRTDNTVYPEDLEEDELLDAFVSSSDFGEDAEALLEQDDIVATEGDEETTDHPPIHPTGELPSKSELSEDEWEVYELVVRRFFATVAEPATWERLRVVAEAAGRSLKANGKRLVEPGYHAVYPYSSASENHVPDVEEGEELAMSDVRLEDKQTQPPRRYGQSRLIETMEKKGLGTKSTRHNSIEKLYDRGYIEGDPPRPTTLAMAVVEAAEEFADRVVSDDMTAQLEQDMTRIANGEATLDEVTDESREMLQRVFDELADSREEIGEHLQESLKADKTLGPCPQCGEAMLVRRSRQGSYFVGCDGFPECRNTLPLPSTGEPLVLEDECEEHEMHHVKMLAGRDTFVHGCPRCEAEKADESEDEVIGPCPDCHDSEGGELAIKHLRSGSRLVGCTRYPDCEYSLPLPRNGDIEVTDEFCDEHDLPELVVDPDSDDPWELGCPICNFEEYRARNAVEELEDLSGIGGATAEKLEAAGVDSLDALREADADVVATEVQGVSASQVRDWQTELEA, encoded by the coding sequence ATGGAGCTGATAATCACGGAGAAGGACAACGCCGCCCGCCGCATCGCCGAAATCCTCTCGGAGGGGAGCGCCGAGGCCGAGCGGCGAAACGGGGTCAACGTCTACCGGTGGGGGACCAAGCGCGTCGTCGGCCTGTCGGGACACGTCGTCGGCGTCGACTTCCCGCCCGAGTACAACGACTGGCGCGACGTCGAGCCGGTCGAGCTCATCGACGCCGAGGTCACGAAGGAGGCGACCCAGGAGAACATCGTCACGACGCTCAAACAGCTCGCCCGCAAGGCCGAGAGCGCCGTCATCGCCACGGACTACGACCGCGAGGGGGAGCTCATCGGCAAGGAGGCCTACGAGCTCATCCGCGAGGTGACCGACGTGCCTGTCTCCCGCGTGCGCTTTTCCTCTATCACCGAACGCGAGGTCCGGGAGGCCTTCGCCGAGCCCGACGAGATAGACTTCGACCTCGCGGCCGCGGGCGAGGCCCGCCAGATTATCGACCTCGTCTGGGGCGCGGCGCTGACCCGCTTTCTCTCGCTTTCGGCCCGCCAGCTCGGCGACGACTTCATCTCCGTTGGCCGTGTCCAGTCGCCGACGCTGAAGCTCATCGTCGACCGCGAGCGCGAGATTCAGGCTTTCGACCCGGAGGACTACTGGGAGATATTCGCCGACCTCACGAAGGACGACTCGAAATTCGAGGCCCAGTACTTCTACGACGACGACGGGAAAGAGGCCGAGCGCGTCTGGGACGAGGACAGCGCCGACGCGGCCTACGCCGACCTCAGCGGCGTCGACGCGGCGACGGTCACGGGCGTCCGGCGGCGCAGCCGCACCGACAGCCCCCCGACGCCGTTCAACACGACGGCCTTTATCTCGGCGGCCAGCTCGCTGGGCTACTCCGCCCAGCGGGCGATGTCCATCGCCGAGGAGCTGTACACCGCGGGCTACATGACCTACCCGCGCACGGACAACACCGTCTACCCCGAGGACCTAGAGGAGGACGAACTGCTCGACGCCTTCGTCAGCTCCTCGGACTTCGGCGAGGACGCCGAGGCGCTGCTCGAACAGGACGACATCGTCGCCACAGAGGGCGACGAGGAGACCACCGACCACCCGCCCATCCACCCGACCGGGGAGCTCCCCTCGAAGTCCGAACTCTCCGAGGACGAGTGGGAGGTGTACGAACTCGTCGTCCGGCGCTTCTTCGCGACGGTCGCCGAGCCCGCCACCTGGGAGCGTCTGCGCGTGGTCGCCGAGGCCGCCGGCCGGTCGCTGAAGGCAAACGGCAAGCGCCTCGTCGAACCGGGCTATCACGCCGTCTATCCGTACTCCAGCGCCAGCGAGAACCACGTCCCCGACGTCGAGGAGGGCGAGGAGCTGGCGATGAGCGACGTGCGTCTGGAGGACAAACAGACCCAGCCGCCCCGACGCTACGGCCAGTCGCGGCTCATCGAGACCATGGAGAAGAAGGGGCTGGGAACGAAGAGCACGCGGCACAACTCCATCGAGAAGCTGTACGACCGCGGCTACATCGAGGGGGACCCGCCCCGGCCGACGACGCTGGCGATGGCCGTCGTCGAGGCCGCCGAGGAGTTCGCCGACCGCGTCGTCAGCGACGACATGACCGCCCAGTTAGAGCAGGACATGACCCGCATCGCCAACGGCGAGGCCACCCTGGACGAGGTGACCGACGAGTCCCGCGAGATGCTCCAGCGGGTGTTCGACGAGCTGGCCGACTCCCGCGAGGAGATCGGCGAACACCTCCAGGAGTCCCTGAAAGCCGACAAGACGCTGGGCCCGTGCCCCCAGTGTGGCGAGGCGATGCTCGTCCGGCGGTCCCGACAGGGGTCGTACTTCGTCGGCTGTGACGGCTTCCCCGAGTGTCGCAACACGCTCCCGCTCCCCTCGACCGGCGAGCCGCTCGTCCTGGAGGACGAGTGCGAGGAACACGAGATGCACCACGTGAAGATGCTCGCCGGCCGGGACACCTTCGTCCACGGCTGTCCCCGCTGTGAGGCCGAGAAGGCCGACGAGAGCGAGGACGAAGTCATCGGCCCGTGCCCCGACTGCCACGACAGCGAGGGCGGCGAACTCGCTATCAAACACCTCCGTTCGGGCTCCCGGCTGGTCGGCTGTACGCGCTACCCCGACTGCGAGTACTCGCTGCCCCTGCCCCGCAACGGCGACATCGAGGTGACCGACGAGTTCTGCGACGAGCACGACCTCCCCGAACTCGTCGTCGACCCCGACAGCGACGACCCGTGGGAGCTTGGCTGTCCCATCTGTAACTTCGAGGAGTACCGCGCCAGAAACGCCGTCGAGGAGCTGGAGGACCTGAGCGGCATCGGCGGGGCGACCGCCGAGAAGCTGGAAGCCGCCGGCGTGGACTCCCTGGACGCGCTCCGGGAGGCGGACGCCGACGTCGTCGCCACCGAGGTCCAGGGCGTCAGCGCGAGCCAGGTCCGTGACTGGCAGACCGAACTGGAAGCCTGA
- the gatB gene encoding Asp-tRNA(Asn)/Glu-tRNA(Gln) amidotransferase subunit GatB: MTAQAAESRELAAVIGLEVHVQLETETKIFCGCSTEPSEEPNTNTCPVCLGLPGALPVVNEGAVEAAVKVGKAIDADIPEETAFHRKNYYYPDLPKNFQITQYDSPICQDGRLEFAVEGDRRAVDIRRAHLEEDPGSIKHVRDGSGPLESRTTSIERADYTLVDYNRAGTPLMEIVTEPDFRAPGEVRAFLEKLEEVLEYLGVFDATRDGSLRIDANLSMVDADEVGEDGHIDDEVLEDANRTEVKNISSHKGAETALAFEESRQRKLVQSGRAVEQETRHFNETHGNTVSMRSKEEEKDYRYFREADIPPLQVSDWKDEIDIPELPDARRERFVEEYGLSDEAASKLTSTKQVADFFESVAEEFDADLASTWVADNLLGELNYRDMSVTDIDDRFEEVTRLVELVAEDEITAKNARETVLREMLDECDDPDTVVEREGLGKTSGDEVQGAVEEAIEENPDTVEDYHDGEDNALNFLVGQVMQKTGGSADPGEVNGLLREALDE, translated from the coding sequence ATGACTGCACAAGCCGCCGAGTCCCGCGAACTCGCGGCCGTCATCGGGCTGGAGGTCCACGTCCAGCTGGAGACGGAGACGAAGATATTCTGTGGCTGTTCGACCGAGCCCAGCGAGGAGCCAAACACCAACACCTGCCCGGTCTGTCTGGGGCTGCCCGGGGCGCTGCCGGTCGTCAACGAGGGGGCCGTCGAGGCCGCCGTCAAGGTTGGCAAGGCCATCGACGCCGACATCCCCGAGGAGACCGCCTTCCACCGGAAGAACTACTACTACCCCGACCTGCCCAAGAACTTCCAGATAACGCAGTACGACTCCCCCATCTGTCAGGACGGCCGGTTGGAGTTCGCCGTCGAGGGCGACCGGCGGGCGGTCGACATCCGCCGCGCGCACCTGGAGGAAGACCCCGGCTCCATCAAACACGTCCGTGACGGCAGCGGGCCCCTCGAATCACGCACCACGTCCATCGAGCGGGCCGACTACACGCTCGTCGACTACAACCGCGCGGGGACGCCGCTGATGGAGATCGTCACCGAGCCGGACTTCCGCGCCCCGGGCGAGGTCCGGGCGTTCCTCGAAAAGCTGGAGGAGGTACTGGAGTATCTGGGTGTCTTCGACGCGACCCGCGACGGGAGCCTCCGCATCGACGCGAACCTCTCGATGGTCGACGCCGACGAGGTCGGCGAGGACGGCCACATCGACGACGAAGTGCTCGAAGACGCCAACCGCACGGAGGTCAAGAACATCTCCAGCCACAAGGGCGCCGAGACGGCCCTGGCATTCGAGGAGTCACGCCAGCGCAAGCTCGTCCAGTCAGGCCGGGCTGTCGAACAGGAGACGCGCCACTTCAACGAGACCCACGGCAATACGGTCTCGATGCGCTCGAAGGAGGAGGAGAAGGACTACCGCTACTTCCGCGAGGCCGACATCCCGCCGCTGCAGGTGTCGGACTGGAAAGACGAAATCGACATCCCGGAACTGCCCGACGCCCGCCGCGAGCGGTTCGTCGAGGAATACGGGCTCAGCGACGAGGCCGCCTCCAAGCTGACGAGCACGAAGCAGGTCGCTGACTTCTTCGAGAGCGTCGCCGAGGAGTTCGACGCCGACCTCGCCTCGACGTGGGTCGCCGACAACCTGCTTGGCGAACTCAACTACCGCGACATGTCTGTCACGGACATCGACGACCGCTTCGAGGAGGTGACCCGGCTCGTCGAACTCGTCGCCGAGGACGAGATTACCGCCAAGAACGCCCGCGAGACGGTGCTGCGTGAGATGCTCGACGAGTGCGACGACCCCGACACCGTCGTCGAGCGGGAGGGGCTCGGCAAGACCTCCGGCGACGAGGTCCAGGGCGCCGTCGAGGAAGCCATCGAGGAGAACCCCGACACCGTCGAGGACTACCACGACGGCGAGGACAACGCGCTGAACTTCCTCGTCGGCCAGGTGATGCAAAAGACCGGCGGGAGCGCCGACCCCGGCGAGGTCAACGGGCTGTTGCGCGAGGCACTGGACGAGTAA